In Marasmius oreades isolate 03SP1 chromosome 3, whole genome shotgun sequence, a single window of DNA contains:
- a CDS encoding uncharacterized protein (BUSCO:EOG09265H9T), giving the protein MAAQATFKSIKSVIPLLDRVLVQRFKPETKTSTGIFLPTSATNQPLPEATVIAVGPGAPNKDGQIVPSTVKTGDRVLLPGWGGNPIKVGDEEYHLFKDSEILAKIRE; this is encoded by the exons ATG GCCGCTCAAGCTACCTTCAAGTCCATCAAGTCTGTTATTCCTCTCTTGGACCGTGTCTTGGTCCAGCGATTCAAGCCTGAGACT AAAACGTCCACTGGCATCTTCTTGCCAACTTCCGCTACCAACCAACCTCTACCGGAGGCCACTGTGATTGCTGTTGGTCCTGGTGCCCCCAACAAAGATGGCCAAATCGTTCCATCGACGGTGAAAACTGGTGACCGTGTTTTGCTACCGGGATGGGGAGGAAATCCCATCAAAGTCGGCGATGAG GAATACCACCTCTTTAAAGACTCTGAGATCCTTGCCAAAATTCGGGAATGA
- a CDS encoding uncharacterized protein (MEROPS:MER0120335), whose amino-acid sequence MLVADTLLPLLLPLSLFWVVVHALNAYAGRSRYVPLLPSNVTNAHSRPRLKHWGLSSTTLNVKYLHLTACTTAWNSLYDRMAEKLGTKTYARIRYWMTVFYDIGVVIGLMGMLCAVCALAWLSGVLLWDLVQISSRVTERSSSLSVQKRDDMELSRGTMTTPASKVFIIPIIPGLTVPFVHLPVILLAVFLCQIFHEFGHVISAALESVSLFSVGVSFTVIFPSAHVSFPPRQIENLSPRRKGRIIAGGPCHNIVMWLLLLGVGRTSVWLEKSTSIGSTFLGLLYEDISHIGRAVVDIEEGSPLKDFLLVGSIVTHLDDVPLAVVQSRDDIWSTYLSEKGPDEFRLLNMSGWCVPRTAFQGAACCYGTRGLLNPALSCFKHKKILLDDRTDWNKGCLDPIDILAHSPPRTRCIIDEECSGPRNHHDSDPDAICVGPDEETTSFTRLTIRRHHGDAGVETLVWNGPKIEIWEQVKVSRWASRFWFVPMRTLFLAGSCFDYLVAASLSLFFFNLLPVPLLDGGQLLKALLNNLPELHAGDFDIESMRSGQTPGRRKARIERGIMFWTTGMLVACVLMAVLRTMKT is encoded by the exons ATGCTTGTGGCTGACACTTTACTTCCACTATTACTTCCACTATCGCTTTTCTGGGTCGTGGTGCATGCGCTCAACGCCTATGCAGGACGCTCTCGATATGTACCACTTCTTCCTAGCAACGTCACCAATGCTCATTCCCGGCCAAGACTTAAACATTGGGGTCTTTCCAGTACAACGCTCAATGTCAAGTACCTACACTTGACCGCCTGTACAACGGCATGGAACTCTTTGTACGACAGGATGGCGGAGAAGCTCGGAACCAAAACGTACGCACGTATAAGATACTGGATGACAGTTTTTTATGATATAGGCGTCGTAATTGGGCTCATGGGGATGTTATGTGCAGTCTGCGCCCTTGCCTGGCTTTCGGGAGTGTTATTGTGGGATTTGGTTCAGATTTCCTCTCGAGTGACAGAGCGATCATCCTCCTTGAGTGTACAGAAAAGGGATGATATGGAACTCAGCCGAGGAACAATGACAACACCAGCCTCAAAGGTATTCATTATCCCCATC ATCCCAGGGCTCACCGTACCTTTCGTACATCTTCCGGTGATCTTGTTGGCCGTCTTTCTTTGCCAGATATTTCACGAGTTTGGACATGTTATCAGTGCAGCATT GGAATCGGTCTCGTTATTTTCTGTCGGTGTCTCATTCACTGTGATATTTCCATCTGCACATGTCTCTTTCCCACCTCGTCAGATTGAGAACCTCTCTCCTCggaggaaaggaagaatAATTGCCGGGGGCCCGTGTCATAATATCGTAATGTGGTTATTGCTTCTGGGGGTTGGAAGGACGTCTGTTTGGTTAGAGAAGTCGACTTCAATTGGAAGTACTTTCCTTGGACTGCTATACGAAGATATCAGTCACATTGGAAGGGCCGTAGTTGACATTGAAGAG GGCTCCCCTTTGAAAGATTTCCTGCTAGTCGGATCCATCGTCACCCATCTGGACGATGTTCCGCTAGCCGTGGTCCAGTCCAGGGATGATATCTGGTCTACCTATCTGTCCGAGAAAGGTCCAGATGAGTTTCGACTCTTGAATATGTCTGGATGGTGTGTCCCGCGAACCGCTTTTCAAG GGGCTGCTTGCTGCTACGGGACTCGAGGTCTCTTAAATCCTGCATTGTCATGTTTCAAACACAAGAAGATCTTGTTGGATGATCGCACTGATTGGAACAAAGGCTGTTTAGATCCGATCGACATCCTTGCCCACTCTCCTCCACGGACACGTTGTATCATAGATGAAGAATGTAGCGGACCAAGAAACCATCATGACAGTGACCCAGACGCTATATGTGTCGGacctgatgaagaaactacTTCATTTACTCGCCTAACTATTCGCCGTCATCATGGAGATGCTGGAGTCGAGACCCTTGTCTGGAATGGTCCCAAAATCGAAATATGGGAACAAG TGAAAGTTAGCCGGTGGGCATCACGATTCTGGTTCGTTCCCATGAGGACACTTTTTTTGGCGGGATCCTGTTTTGA TTACCTTGTAGCGGCAAGCTTgtctctctttttcttcaatcTTTTACCTGTCCCGCTACTAGACGGAGGGCAACTATTGAAAGCTCTCTTGAACAATTTGCCTGAATTGCATGCCGGAGATTTCGACATTGAGTCGATGCGGTCAGGACAGACACCCGGGCGACGTAAGGCAAGAATCGAGAGGGGTATTATGTTTTGGACGACTGGGATGTTGGTGGCTTGTGTGCTCATGGCTGTTCTCCGAACGATGAAAACTTGA
- a CDS encoding uncharacterized protein (MEROPS:MER0120335), with translation MGMLCAVCALAWLSGVLLWDLVQISSRVTERSSSLSVQKRDDMELSRGTMTTPASKVFIIPIIPGLTVPFVHLPVILLAVFLCQIFHEFGHVISAALESVSLFSIENLSPRRKGRIIAGGPCHNIVMWLLLLGVGRTSVWLEKSTSIGSTFLGLLYEDISHIGRAVVDIEEGSPLKDFLLVGSIVTHLDDVPLAVVQSRDDIWSTYLSEKGPDEFRLLNMSGWCVPRTAFQGAACCYGTRGLLNPALSCFKHKKILLDDRTDWNKGCLDPIDILAHSPPRTRCIIDEECSGPRNHHDSDPDAICVGPDEETTSFTRLTIRRHHGDAGVETLVWNGPKIEIWEQVKVSRWASRFWFVPMRTLFLAGSCFDYLVAASLSLFFFNLLPVPLLDGGQLLKALLNNLPELHAGDFDIESMRSGQTPGRRKARIERGIMFWTTGMLVACVLMAVLRTMKT, from the exons ATGGGGATGTTATGTGCAGTCTGCGCCCTTGCCTGGCTTTCGGGAGTGTTATTGTGGGATTTGGTTCAGATTTCCTCTCGAGTGACAGAGCGATCATCCTCCTTGAGTGTACAGAAAAGGGATGATATGGAACTCAGCCGAGGAACAATGACAACACCAGCCTCAAAGGTATTCATTATCCCCATC ATCCCAGGGCTCACCGTACCTTTCGTACATCTTCCGGTGATCTTGTTGGCCGTCTTTCTTTGCCAGATATTTCACGAGTTTGGACATGTTATCAGTGCAGCATT GGAATCGGTCTCGTTATTTTCT ATTGAGAACCTCTCTCCTCggaggaaaggaagaatAATTGCCGGGGGCCCGTGTCATAATATCGTAATGTGGTTATTGCTTCTGGGGGTTGGAAGGACGTCTGTTTGGTTAGAGAAGTCGACTTCAATTGGAAGTACTTTCCTTGGACTGCTATACGAAGATATCAGTCACATTGGAAGGGCCGTAGTTGACATTGAAGAG GGCTCCCCTTTGAAAGATTTCCTGCTAGTCGGATCCATCGTCACCCATCTGGACGATGTTCCGCTAGCCGTGGTCCAGTCCAGGGATGATATCTGGTCTACCTATCTGTCCGAGAAAGGTCCAGATGAGTTTCGACTCTTGAATATGTCTGGATGGTGTGTCCCGCGAACCGCTTTTCAAG GGGCTGCTTGCTGCTACGGGACTCGAGGTCTCTTAAATCCTGCATTGTCATGTTTCAAACACAAGAAGATCTTGTTGGATGATCGCACTGATTGGAACAAAGGCTGTTTAGATCCGATCGACATCCTTGCCCACTCTCCTCCACGGACACGTTGTATCATAGATGAAGAATGTAGCGGACCAAGAAACCATCATGACAGTGACCCAGACGCTATATGTGTCGGacctgatgaagaaactacTTCATTTACTCGCCTAACTATTCGCCGTCATCATGGAGATGCTGGAGTCGAGACCCTTGTCTGGAATGGTCCCAAAATCGAAATATGGGAACAAG TGAAAGTTAGCCGGTGGGCATCACGATTCTGGTTCGTTCCCATGAGGACACTTTTTTTGGCGGGATCCTGTTTTGA TTACCTTGTAGCGGCAAGCTTgtctctctttttcttcaatcTTTTACCTGTCCCGCTACTAGACGGAGGGCAACTATTGAAAGCTCTCTTGAACAATTTGCCTGAATTGCATGCCGGAGATTTCGACATTGAGTCGATGCGGTCAGGACAGACACCCGGGCGACGTAAGGCAAGAATCGAGAGGGGTATTATGTTTTGGACGACTGGGATGTTGGTGGCTTGTGTGCTCATGGCTGTTCTCCGAACGATGAAAACTTGA
- a CDS encoding uncharacterized protein (MEROPS:MER0120335), with the protein MELSRGTMTTPASKVFIIPIIPGLTVPFVHLPVILLAVFLCQIFHEFGHVISAALESVSLFSVGVSFTVIFPSAHVSFPPRQIENLSPRRKGRIIAGGPCHNIVMWLLLLGVGRTSVWLEKSTSIGSTFLGLLYEDISHIGRAVVDIEEGSPLKDFLLVGSIVTHLDDVPLAVVQSRDDIWSTYLSEKGPDEFRLLNMSGWCVPRTAFQGAACCYGTRGLLNPALSCFKHKKILLDDRTDWNKGCLDPIDILAHSPPRTRCIIDEECSGPRNHHDSDPDAICVGPDEETTSFTRLTIRRHHGDAGVETLVWNGPKIEIWEQVKVSRWASRFWFVPMRTLFLAGSCFDYLVAASLSLFFFNLLPVPLLDGGQLLKALLNNLPELHAGDFDIESMRSGQTPGRRKARIERGIMFWTTGMLVACVLMAVLRTMKT; encoded by the exons ATGGAACTCAGCCGAGGAACAATGACAACACCAGCCTCAAAGGTATTCATTATCCCCATC ATCCCAGGGCTCACCGTACCTTTCGTACATCTTCCGGTGATCTTGTTGGCCGTCTTTCTTTGCCAGATATTTCACGAGTTTGGACATGTTATCAGTGCAGCATT GGAATCGGTCTCGTTATTTTCTGTCGGTGTCTCATTCACTGTGATATTTCCATCTGCACATGTCTCTTTCCCACCTCGTCAGATTGAGAACCTCTCTCCTCggaggaaaggaagaatAATTGCCGGGGGCCCGTGTCATAATATCGTAATGTGGTTATTGCTTCTGGGGGTTGGAAGGACGTCTGTTTGGTTAGAGAAGTCGACTTCAATTGGAAGTACTTTCCTTGGACTGCTATACGAAGATATCAGTCACATTGGAAGGGCCGTAGTTGACATTGAAGAG GGCTCCCCTTTGAAAGATTTCCTGCTAGTCGGATCCATCGTCACCCATCTGGACGATGTTCCGCTAGCCGTGGTCCAGTCCAGGGATGATATCTGGTCTACCTATCTGTCCGAGAAAGGTCCAGATGAGTTTCGACTCTTGAATATGTCTGGATGGTGTGTCCCGCGAACCGCTTTTCAAG GGGCTGCTTGCTGCTACGGGACTCGAGGTCTCTTAAATCCTGCATTGTCATGTTTCAAACACAAGAAGATCTTGTTGGATGATCGCACTGATTGGAACAAAGGCTGTTTAGATCCGATCGACATCCTTGCCCACTCTCCTCCACGGACACGTTGTATCATAGATGAAGAATGTAGCGGACCAAGAAACCATCATGACAGTGACCCAGACGCTATATGTGTCGGacctgatgaagaaactacTTCATTTACTCGCCTAACTATTCGCCGTCATCATGGAGATGCTGGAGTCGAGACCCTTGTCTGGAATGGTCCCAAAATCGAAATATGGGAACAAG TGAAAGTTAGCCGGTGGGCATCACGATTCTGGTTCGTTCCCATGAGGACACTTTTTTTGGCGGGATCCTGTTTTGA TTACCTTGTAGCGGCAAGCTTgtctctctttttcttcaatcTTTTACCTGTCCCGCTACTAGACGGAGGGCAACTATTGAAAGCTCTCTTGAACAATTTGCCTGAATTGCATGCCGGAGATTTCGACATTGAGTCGATGCGGTCAGGACAGACACCCGGGCGACGTAAGGCAAGAATCGAGAGGGGTATTATGTTTTGGACGACTGGGATGTTGGTGGCTTGTGTGCTCATGGCTGTTCTCCGAACGATGAAAACTTGA
- a CDS encoding uncharacterized protein (BUSCO:EOG09265OQH), translating into MPKEISDIKKFLEISKRKDASQARIKRTASKTPGGKLQTKFKLRCSRYLYTLSLDDPEKAEKLQQSLPPGLNVVEVGGTPKKK; encoded by the exons ATG CCGAAGGAAATCAGTGACATCAAGAAGTTCCTGGAGATCTCTAAAAGAAAGGACGCCTCCC AGGCGCGCATCAAACGAACTGCGTCCAAGACCCCTGGTGGCAAACTCCAGACAAAGTTCAAGCTGAGATGCTCGCGATACCTGTACACTCTTTCCTTGGACGATCCAGAGAAGGCTGAGAAGCTTCAGCAAAGTCTACCTCCAG GTCTCAACGTCGTAGAGGTTGGTGGCACTCCCAAGAAAAAGTAA